A genomic stretch from Mesoplodon densirostris isolate mMesDen1 chromosome 3, mMesDen1 primary haplotype, whole genome shotgun sequence includes:
- the C1QTNF2 gene encoding complement C1q tumor necrosis factor-related protein 2, which produces MIPWVLLACALPCAADPLLGAFARRDFQKGSPQLICSLPGPQGPPGPPGSPGTSGMVGRMGFPGKDGQDGQDGDQGDSGEEGSPGRTGNRGKPGPKGKAGAIGRAGPRGPKGVSGAPGKHGTPGKKGPKGKKGEPGLPGPCSCGSGHAKSAFSVAVTKSYPRERLPIKFDKILMNEGGHYNTSSGKFVCGVPGIYYFTYDITLANKHLAIGLVHNGQYRIRTFDANTGNHDVASGSTILALKQGDEVWLQIFYSEQNGLFYDPYWTDSLFTGFLIYADQDNPNEV; this is translated from the exons ATGATCCCCTGGGTGCTCTTGGCCTGTGCCCTTCCTTGTGCGGCCGACCCGCTGCTTGGTGCCTTCGCCCGCAGGGACTTCCAGAAGGGCTCCCCTCAACTCATCTGCAGCCTGCCTGGCCCCCAGGGCCCACCGGGCCCCCCAGGATCCCCAGGAACCTCAGGAATGGTCGGAAGAATGGGCTTTCCAGGCAAAGATGGCCAGGATGGCCAGGATGGGGACCAGGGGGACAGTGGAGAGGAAG GTTCACCTGGCCGGACAGGTAACCGGGGAAAGCCAGGACCAAAGGGCAAAGCAGGGGCCATCGGGCGGGCCGGCCCTCGCGGCCCCAAGGGGGTCAGTGGTGCCCCAGGAAAGCATGGCACACCGGGCAAGAAGGGGCCCAAGGGCAAGAAAGGGGAGCCCGGCCTCCCGGGCCCCTGCAGCTGCGGCAGTGGCCACGCCAAGTCAGCCTTCTCCGTGGCAGTGACCAAGAGCTACCCAAGGGAACGGCTGCCCATCAAGTTCGACAAGATCCTGATGAACGAGGGCGGCCACTACAACACGTCCAGCGGCAAGTTTGTCTGCGGCGTGCCAGGGATCTACTACTTCACCTACGATATCACCCTGGCCAATAAGCACCTGGCCATCGGCCTGGTGCACAACGGCCAGTACCGCATCCGGACCTTCGACGCCAACACGGGCAACCACGACGTGGCCTCAGGCTCCACCATCCTGGCTCTCAAGCAGGGTGACGAGGTCTGGCTGCAGATCTTCTACTCTGAGCAGAATGGGCTCTTCTATGACCCATACTGGACCGACAGCCTCTTCACGGGCTTCCTCATCTACGCCGACCAGGACAACCCCAATGAGGTGTAG